A single region of the Ignavibacteriota bacterium genome encodes:
- the rplT gene encoding 50S ribosomal protein L20, producing the protein MPRSQNKVASHRRRKRLLQRAKGYWGARSKVLTIAKHHLDKAGQHAYRDRRKKKRDFRQLWIARINAASRLYGTTYSRLIDALNKKSVDINRKVLADLAARHPNAFAEVVKFATA; encoded by the coding sequence ATGCCACGTTCACAAAATAAAGTAGCATCGCATCGGAGACGGAAACGTCTTCTGCAACGCGCGAAAGGATATTGGGGCGCACGAAGTAAAGTCCTCACGATCGCGAAACATCACCTTGATAAGGCGGGACAACACGCCTACCGCGACCGTAGAAAAAAGAAACGGGATTTCCGTCAACTGTGGATTGCGCGTATCAATGCCGCCTCACGATTGTATGGAACAACATACTCACGCCTGATTGATGCTCTCAATAAAAAGAGTGTTGACATCAACAGAAAAGTGTTAGCCGATTTGGCAGCGCGTCATCCGAACGCGTTCGCTGAAGTCGTAAAATTTGCAACAGCGTAA
- a CDS encoding translation initiation factor IF-3 produces the protein MNEEIKAKQVRVIDESGQLGVMTPSEALNMARQQGLDLIEIVPNAQPPVCKIMDIGKYKYEQSKKERIQRKNQQVTLLKELRFHPNTDDHDVEFKIRHAKQFLEDGHKVKATVVFKGREMTYTEQGRVLLARIAESLADFAKVDQEAKLEGRSMAMIFAPERGSKKKGSIKSKESQS, from the coding sequence ATAAATGAAGAAATCAAAGCGAAGCAAGTCAGGGTAATTGACGAAAGCGGTCAGCTTGGAGTCATGACGCCTTCCGAGGCGTTGAACATGGCAAGACAACAAGGTCTTGATCTGATTGAAATTGTTCCGAATGCACAACCGCCTGTCTGTAAAATTATGGACATCGGCAAGTACAAGTACGAACAATCAAAGAAAGAACGTATCCAACGAAAAAATCAGCAAGTAACATTGCTGAAAGAATTGCGTTTTCATCCGAACACCGATGACCACGATGTGGAATTCAAAATTCGTCACGCAAAACAATTTCTTGAAGACGGACACAAAGTCAAAGCGACAGTTGTGTTCAAAGGTCGGGAGATGACGTACACCGAGCAGGGCAGAGTACTGCTTGCCCGGATTGCGGAAAGTTTAGCAGACTTTGCCAAGGTTGACCAAGAAGCAAAATTAGAAGGTCGAAGCATGGCGATGATATTCGCCCCGGAACGCGGGTCGAAGAAAAAAGGTAGTATTAAATCAAAAGAATCACAATCATAG
- the pheS gene encoding phenylalanine--tRNA ligase subunit alpha: MLDTITAIKQTALNELEGVSDVQLLDAFRINFLARKGQIADLFDKLKDVPSDQRPSVGKALNELRVLVQTKFDEKKAALEQTTQKRTSKIDLSLPGKTHWVGSKHPLMQTLDEIKRIFLGMGFTVETGPEIEDDYHNFEALNFPPDHPARDMQDTFFITEKVLLRTHTSPVQIRVMEKQQPPIRVIIPGRVYRNEAVSARSYCLFHQVEGLYVDTHVNFAELKGTLVAFAKQLYGSSLKYRFRPSFFPFTEPSAEMDITCFLCQGKGCRVCKGSGWLEILGCGMVDPNVFTSVRYDTEKYTGYAFGMGIERITMLRYGIDDIRLLFENDIRFLSQF, from the coding sequence ATGCTTGATACGATAACCGCAATCAAACAAACCGCCTTGAATGAACTCGAAGGAGTGAGCGATGTTCAATTGCTCGATGCGTTCAGAATCAACTTTCTTGCCCGTAAAGGACAGATCGCTGATTTGTTTGACAAGTTGAAGGACGTTCCTTCAGACCAACGACCATCCGTCGGAAAGGCGTTGAATGAGTTGCGTGTTCTTGTTCAAACAAAGTTTGATGAAAAGAAAGCCGCTCTCGAACAGACAACACAAAAACGGACTTCAAAAATTGATTTATCGCTCCCGGGAAAAACGCATTGGGTTGGTTCAAAGCATCCGCTCATGCAGACGCTTGATGAAATCAAGCGCATTTTCTTGGGAATGGGATTCACTGTAGAAACCGGTCCTGAGATTGAAGATGATTACCATAATTTTGAAGCGCTCAACTTCCCACCCGACCATCCTGCGCGAGATATGCAGGATACTTTTTTCATCACAGAAAAAGTTCTTCTCAGAACGCACACCTCGCCTGTTCAAATCCGCGTTATGGAAAAGCAACAGCCGCCGATTCGCGTTATCATTCCCGGCCGTGTTTACCGGAATGAAGCGGTAAGCGCGCGCAGTTATTGCCTGTTCCATCAGGTCGAAGGATTGTATGTGGACACGCATGTAAATTTTGCAGAGTTGAAGGGAACGTTGGTTGCATTTGCAAAACAATTGTACGGGAGCAGTTTGAAATATCGCTTCCGTCCGAGTTTCTTTCCATTCACAGAGCCGAGCGCAGAAATGGATATTACATGCTTTCTCTGCCAGGGAAAAGGATGCCGTGTTTGTAAAGGTTCAGGTTGGCTTGAAATTCTTGGTTGCGGGATGGTTGACCCGAATGTCTTTACTTCAGTCAGATACGACACGGAAAAGTACACGGGCTACGCGTTCGGAATGGGAATTGAACGCATCACGATGTTGAGGTATGGCATTGATGACATCAGACTATTGTTTGAGAATGACATCCGGTTCCTGTCACAATTCTAA
- the rpmI gene encoding 50S ribosomal protein L35, translating into MPKQKSNSGARKRFKLTASGKVKRKRAFRSHILTSKTTKRKRHLRKSTLVHETESKKIAIMIQS; encoded by the coding sequence ATGCCAAAGCAAAAATCAAATTCAGGTGCAAGAAAACGTTTCAAACTCACCGCAAGCGGAAAAGTAAAACGTAAGCGAGCATTTCGCAGTCATATCCTCACATCGAAGACGACGAAGCGAAAGCGCCACCTTCGTAAATCAACGCTCGTTCATGAGACCGAGTCGAAAAAAATAGCAATCATGATTCAATCATAA